The Chaetodon auriga isolate fChaAug3 chromosome 22, fChaAug3.hap1, whole genome shotgun sequence genome contains a region encoding:
- the myrfl gene encoding myelin regulatory factor-like protein, producing the protein MEPGAPRLPLQVLGENEALQQFFSGQDVSGVLDSSVVVDTSILEEYLSNDMDPNSFILPESPPDSSSEACSPAQVPDLHCEPPYWSNQQTAQEVFQPTQRPAPSSSCRFKGRDSAPAHHEPLTHGQLRSLGLTNTYIKSGTSPAPPAPPAPLYPHAHHSPEHTRYLSPDSCSQIYTPPTPLSPTLPPSSSYATPCTGPGLVSSTCLQGSAPTQHTCSTDSKKRRRSESEETSAGMEASCSEGDGTHGGSVGAAGGGLVSYQLLTWDQYRPEHWSTLYNSSYQALSPPAYHVDTDKGFIYSAADEAFVCQKKNHFQVTIHIGMATEPQYVRTPSGPQAVDHFQIKVFGVKLESPSQQVTIEQSQPNRSKKPFHPVRVSLPSGKITKVTLGRLHFSETTANNMRKKGKPNPDQRYFQMVVGLYAAVEAEETFLLTALVSERVIVRASNPGQFEMDGDALWQRGALQDAVVCQSRVGINTDSPDEALVVCGNAKVMGAIMQPSDRRAKQNIQEVDSEQQLKRITQMRIVEFDYKPEFASSMGIDQTHQTGIIAQEVKELLPSAVKEVGDVSCSDGDKIHNFLMVDKEQIFMENVGAVQQLTKLTDNLENRIKELEVWNRRLAKLKSLTGSLRSAGKSRKHSSVSTAPSLDPCKTGTVQKEGRGQRDGRCLRHKVFQASVVALLATMAFCIISITALYLLDLKEEHFEVVPGSSNSSIAPLQTTTCSSTVTASSPPSLWPPDLDFCDLLYCDRVHCCPPPAKGSTNATAELAGAQPSNVTKTSRKGLYYKLRSAKDWTNTTIQSFMIKENQHVIDDKYILRDECGPGVYVYRVPISQFVPLNMRVTLLMNSTELLVVHLCSFNESATCSSLVDISFVADSRYPSNTQGEHEWPLHVSRLHHSSYHFRSTVAGQADCSTDHHYVGALFTDYHFHFYRRCINS; encoded by the exons ATGGAGCCCGGTGCGCCCCGGCTGCCGCTCCAGGTGCTGGGAGAGAACGAGGCGCTGCAGCAGTTCTTCAGCG gtcaggATGTCAGTGGTGTGCTGGACAGTTCTGTTGTCGTGGATACGAGCATCCTGGAGGAATACCTGAGCAACGACATGGACCCCAACAGCTT CATCCTCCCTGAGTCTCCTCCCGACTCCAGCTCGGAGGCCTGCTCACCTGCACAGGTTCCAG ACCTCCACTGCGAGCCACCCTATTGGTCCAACCAGCAGACCGCACAGGAAGTGTTCCAGCCCACACAGCGGCCCGCCCCCTCTTCATCCTGTCGCTTTAAGGGTCGAGACTCCGCCCCTGCTCACCATGAGCCGCTGACCCACGGACAGCTCCGCAGCTTGGGCCTCACTAACACTTACATCAAGTCTGGGAcctcacctgctccacctgctccacccGCCCCCCTGTACCCGCACGCACACCACTCACCTGAGCACACACGCTACCTGAGTCCAGACAGCTGCTCGCAGATTTATACCCCTCCAACGCCGCTTTCCCCGACACTGCCCCCCTCCAGCAGCTACGCCACACCCTGCACCGGTCCAGGCCTGGTGTCTTCAACCTGTCTGCAGGGCTCCGCCCCCACACAGCACACCTG CTCCACAGACAgtaagaagaggaggaggtctgaGTCTGAGGAGACGTCGGCAGGAATGGAGGCTTCCTGCAGTGAAGGTGATGGGACTCATGGTGGCAGTGTTGGTGCAGCCGGTGGCGGACTGGTGTCCTACCAGCTGCTGACCTGGGATCAGTACCGGCCGGAACACTGGAGCACTTTGTACAACAGCAGCTACCAGGCACT GTCTCCCCCCGCCTACCACGTGGACACCGACAAAGGCTTCATCTACTCTGCAGCTGACGAGGCCTTCGTCTGCCAGAAGAAGAACCACTTCCAGGTCACCATCCACATCGGCATGGCCACGGAGCCGCAATACGTCAGGACGCCCAGCGGGCCGCAGGCTGTCGACCACTTCCAGATAAAAGTGTTCGGGGTCAAG CTGGAATCTCCGAGCCAGCAGGTGACCATCGAGCAGTCTCAGCCCAACCGCAGCAAGAAGCCCTTCCACCCCGTCAG GGTCAGTCTGCCCAGCGGCAAAATCACCAAAGTGACGCTCGGCCGGCTGCACTTCAGCGAGACGACGGCCaacaacatgaggaaaaaaggcaaacCCAACCCCGACCagag gtacTTTCAGATGGTGGTTGGTCTGTATGCTGcggtggaggcagaggagacgtTCCTCCTCACGGCGCTGGTGTCAGAGAGGGTCATCGTCAGG GCGTCCAATCCGGGCCAGTTTGAGATGGACGGCGACGCCCTGTGGCAGCGCGGGGCGCTGCAGGACGCCGTGGTCTGTCAAAGCCGAGTGGGCATCAACACCGACTCCCCCGACGAGGCGTTAGTTGTCTGCGGCAACGCCAAGGTGATGGGCGCCATCATGCAGCCGTCCGACCGCCGCGCCAAGCAGAACATACAAGAG GTCGACTccgagcagcagctgaagagaatCACTCAGATGAGAATAGTGGAGTTCGACTACAAGCCGGAGTTTGCGTCCTCCATGGGGATCGACCAAACCCACCAGACCG GTATTATAGCTCAGGaggtgaaggagctgctgccGTCAGCGGTGAAGGAGGTCGGAGATGTCAGCTGCTCTGACGGAGACAAGATTCATAACTTCCTCATGGTGGACAAG GAGCAGATCTTCATGGAGAACGTGGGGGCGGTGCAGCAGCTGACGAAGCTCACCGACAACCTGGAGAATCGGATTAAAGAGCTGGAGGTGTGGAACCGCCGCCTGGCGAAGCTAAAGAGCCTGACGGGCAGCCTGCGCTCCGCCGG GAAGTCCAGGAAGCACAGCAGCGTGTCGACGGCGCCGAGTCTGGACCCCTGTAAGACGGGGACGGTCCAGAAGGAGGGCCGGGGTCAGAGGGACGGCCGCTGTCTGCGCCACAAGGTCTTCCAGGCCAGTGTCGTCGCCCTGCTGGCCACCATGGCTTTCTG catcatCTCCATCACCGCTCTGTACCTGTTAGATCTGAAGGAGGAACACTTTGAGGTCGTACCTGGCAGCAG TAACAGCAGCATAGCTCCTCTGCAGACCACCACCTGTAGCAGCACAg TCACAGCGAGCAGTCCGCCCAGCCTCTGGCCTCCTGACCTGGACTTCTGTGACCTGCTGTACTGTGACAGGGTGCACTGCTGCCCGCCACCAGCAAAGGGCAGCACCAACGCCACCGCTGAATTAGCTGGAGCACAACCATCGAATGTGACGA AAACAAGTAGAAAAGGACTTTATTACAAACTGAGAAGCGCCAAAGACT GGACAAACACCACCATCCAGTCTTTCATGATCAAAGAGAACCAGCATGTGATTGACGACAAATACATCCTGAGAGACGAATGTGG GCCGGGCGTCTACGTCTACAGAGTTCCCATCAGCCAGTTTGTCCCGCTCAACATGAGAGTCACCCTGTTGATGAA ctccacagagctgctggtggttcatctgtgcagcttcaACGAGTCGGCCACCTGCTCGTCTCTGGTGGACATTAGCTTCGTCGCTGACAGCAGATACCCATcaaacacacag GGAGAGCATGAATGGCCTCTTCACGTGTCTCGTCTTCATCACAGCTCGTATCACTTTCGCTCCACGGTTGCG GGCCAAGCCGACTGCAGTACTGACCATCACTACGTGGGGGCGCTCTTCACTGACTACCACTTCCACTTCTACAGACGCTGCATAAACTCGTAG